The following are encoded together in the Triticum dicoccoides isolate Atlit2015 ecotype Zavitan chromosome 6B, WEW_v2.0, whole genome shotgun sequence genome:
- the LOC119320457 gene encoding non-specific lipid-transfer protein 4-like codes for MRSLLVLALVVVAAACLAAPRGAHGAGECGRTPADEMALKLAPCASAGQDPNSAPSNGCCTAVRTIGKQSPKCLCAVMLSDTAKSAGIKPEAAISIPKRCNLVDRPVGYKCGAYTLP; via the exons ATGAGGAGTCTGCTGGTGCTTGCTCTGGTGGTCGTGGCCGCGGCGTGCCTCGCGGCTCCGCGGGGCGCGCACGGGGCCGGCGAGTGCGGGAGGACGCCGGCGGACGAGATGGCGCTGAAGCTGGCGCCGTGCGCGTCGGCGGGGCAGGACCCCAACTCGGCGCCGTCAAACGGGTGCTGCACAGCGGTGCGCACCATCGGCAAGCAGAGCCCCAAGTGCCTCTGCGCCGTCATGCTCTCCGACACCGCCAAGAGCGCCGGCATCAAGCCGGAGGCCGCCATATCCATCCCCAAGCGCTGCAACCTCGTCGACCGCCCTGTCGGCTACAAGTGCGGAG CTTACACTCTGCCGTAA